A single genomic interval of Candidatus Zixiibacteriota bacterium harbors:
- the rbfA gene encoding 30S ribosome-binding factor RbfA: protein MRQFKRSERLSVQMQRDIARLLESELADRVPGMVTFTHVRLSDDLRHARVYYSYLGQASDRAMIEEYLMRERGRLRSLVGRSLRIRHIPELDFKFDPSVETGVRIEQLLEEIKRDHSDHTND, encoded by the coding sequence ATGAGACAGTTCAAGCGATCCGAGAGACTCAGCGTGCAGATGCAGCGCGATATTGCCCGGCTCCTGGAGTCGGAACTGGCCGACCGTGTGCCCGGCATGGTGACATTTACCCATGTCCGGTTGTCGGACGATCTGCGCCACGCTCGCGTGTACTACTCCTATCTGGGTCAAGCCTCTGATCGTGCCATGATTGAAGAGTATCTGATGCGCGAAAGGGGGCGCTTGCGCTCGCTGGTCGGGCGGAGCCTTCGGATCAGGCATATCCCCGAGCTGGATTTCAAGTTCGACCCGTCGGTCGAGACAGGGGTGAGGATCGAACAACTGCTGGAAGAGATCAAGAGAGACCATAGTGACCACACCAATGACTGA
- the truB gene encoding tRNA pseudouridine(55) synthase TruB encodes MTRRPATYHGVLPLNKPSGLTSHDAVDQVRRILGQRAVGHAGTLDPEATGLLVLLVGQGTKAARFLTDADKEYLAEIQLGLESPTYDREGVPEGSTTALDSFPGQSQVEESLGAFRGEITQAVPPYSAVHVDGERLYKLSRKGEETTPPQRTVTIHSLVLLEYSRGRLRVRVVCGKGTYVRSLAHDVGRKLGCGGYLYSLVRTRSGRFRLEDAHTLEALSNARERGELNRLIIPVDAALGFSTVTVDPEFRAKVSFGRRPTGRDIAGVQGEFQSGDHLLLKDKDGSLLAIATAVVPSGSLQAHPGREILKYDRVLA; translated from the coding sequence ATGACGCGTAGACCGGCGACATACCACGGGGTCTTGCCCCTGAACAAACCGTCGGGTTTGACAAGCCACGATGCGGTTGATCAGGTGCGTCGGATTTTGGGGCAGCGCGCAGTTGGACATGCCGGCACGCTCGATCCGGAAGCGACCGGCCTCCTGGTACTCTTAGTGGGGCAGGGGACAAAAGCGGCTCGGTTCCTAACCGACGCCGACAAAGAATATCTGGCCGAGATTCAGCTTGGCCTGGAGTCACCGACCTACGACCGCGAGGGCGTTCCGGAAGGCAGTACTACCGCTTTGGATAGCTTTCCCGGACAATCCCAGGTTGAGGAATCGCTGGGCGCATTCAGAGGCGAGATTACCCAGGCAGTTCCGCCGTATTCTGCAGTGCACGTCGATGGCGAGCGCCTTTACAAACTGTCCCGGAAGGGTGAGGAGACGACCCCACCTCAGCGCACGGTTACTATTCACTCCCTTGTGCTGCTGGAGTACAGCCGGGGCCGGCTTCGTGTTCGCGTGGTGTGCGGAAAAGGTACATATGTCCGAAGTCTCGCTCACGACGTTGGTCGCAAACTTGGCTGCGGCGGCTACCTGTATTCACTCGTGAGGACGCGAAGCGGCCGGTTCCGTCTTGAGGACGCGCATACTCTGGAGGCGTTATCGAATGCCCGTGAGCGCGGCGAGTTGAATCGACTGATCATCCCTGTGGACGCCGCACTTGGCTTTAGCACGGTCACGGTAGACCCAGAGTTCCGCGCCAAGGTGTCATTCGGACGTCGGCCTACCGGACGCGATATCGCAGGGGTTCAGGGCGAATTCCAGTCCGGAGATCATCTACTGCTCAAAGACAAAGACGGCTCGCTTCTGGCCATAGCGACGGCGGTGGTGCCATCGGGCTCACTGCAAGCCCACCCCGGCCGCGAAATCCTCAAGTACGATCGGGTGCTGGCATGA
- a CDS encoding bifunctional oligoribonuclease/PAP phosphatase NrnA, with protein sequence MTTPMTDNLAISRITRIQQILEQCRRPLVVSHIDPDGDAIGTQLAFGSYLQAIGKSVNMLRESDVPAKYLFLPGVEQIAVAGGIDQTVSYDVAVVLECPSLNRLGTVARFIGEATKVINIDHHPENELQADVSWVDVKASSVGEMAYDYFRQVGFEIEADMATNLYAAILTDTGRFRFESTTPHTLAVAGDLVRAGADPRMICDRVYYDVDPAVMKLTGRLLSALEYYGDGRICIMPLTRQMLVETGASIANTEGLVDYAMYTRGVQAGALLRELENGHTKVSLRSRNSFDIAAIAGLFGGGGHPNAAGCTVKLPLELAKREIVRLLLEAHDA encoded by the coding sequence GTGACCACACCAATGACTGACAACCTGGCCATATCGCGGATCACCCGCATTCAACAAATACTGGAGCAATGCCGCCGACCGCTGGTGGTATCGCATATCGACCCGGATGGCGACGCTATCGGCACACAACTGGCTTTCGGTTCGTATCTCCAGGCGATCGGGAAGTCCGTGAACATGCTCAGGGAGTCGGACGTTCCGGCAAAGTATCTGTTCTTGCCCGGAGTTGAGCAGATCGCTGTGGCGGGGGGCATTGACCAGACCGTGTCATATGATGTGGCGGTTGTTCTCGAGTGCCCCAGCCTCAACCGTCTGGGAACGGTGGCCCGCTTCATTGGAGAAGCTACCAAGGTCATCAATATCGATCATCACCCCGAGAACGAACTGCAAGCCGATGTTTCCTGGGTGGATGTTAAGGCATCGTCGGTTGGAGAAATGGCTTACGACTATTTTCGCCAGGTGGGATTCGAGATCGAGGCGGACATGGCTACTAACTTGTACGCAGCGATATTAACCGACACTGGGCGTTTTCGCTTCGAGTCGACCACACCGCACACTCTGGCGGTTGCCGGTGATCTGGTGCGGGCCGGCGCCGATCCGCGAATGATTTGCGATCGGGTGTATTATGATGTTGACCCGGCGGTGATGAAACTAACCGGCCGCCTGCTGAGTGCGTTGGAGTACTACGGTGACGGGCGTATCTGTATCATGCCGCTGACCCGGCAGATGCTCGTGGAAACGGGCGCATCCATCGCCAACACTGAGGGCCTTGTTGACTACGCGATGTACACTCGCGGCGTGCAGGCCGGAGCCCTACTGCGCGAACTTGAGAATGGTCATACGAAGGTATCGCTGCGTTCGCGCAACAGCTTTGACATCGCCGCGATTGCCGGGCTGTTTGGAGGCGGGGGACATCCCAACGCGGCCGGGTGCACGGTCAAGCTGCCCCTGGAGCTGGCCAAGAGAGAAATCGTAAGGCTTTTGCTGGAGGCCCATGACGCGTAG